CAGTGAGTGCAGCCAACGGTTTACCTCATCATCCTTACCATCAGACGATGTCTCCACGAATGATGACCTGATGGTCAGAGCAACGAATTCCCTGGAGTTCGAGCCGACGATGGCTGGGACATTCCTAGCGGAGAGAAACCCCGCAAATACTACCACTGACGACGTCTTCGCGGTGCCAGCAGTCCCCACGCGGTTTTCCAGAAGATTTGTAGACAGTAAATCCTCACCTTCTAGCAGCTATGAGACTCTCCAAACAGGTCAAGACCTGCAACATCAGGCGATCAGAGGAAAGAACACCATAAAGCTCACAAGACGCTACAGGCTCGGTGAACTCCCGGATATCCAGATCACCCACGAGGCAGTTATCAATCCCCTCCAGGAGCTCATCAAGAAGGATCCTCTGATTTGCAAGAATCTGATGATCACGATCATCAGTTCtatgttggaaaaatttcaggaTCATCGAGTGATTGAGATGCGGAAGTTCTACGACGAGATGGCagaaaaaatctccaaaaagTTCGAGACTATCTTCAAGGACCACCGAGGAGGTGGACTGATGATCTCTGTAGCTCTGGAGGTCCTTCTGAAGCATCCGGATTTGAATTTCACACCGGAAACAGTTTTCCAAGCCGCTAAGGCCAATGGACTGGAAGTCCTGGGAAGCCTGCTGATCGAGAAGAAGTTGATGGCAAATTTTGAGGGCCGACAGACCTCCTCAAAAAGGATTAGAGGCCCTGATGATGTTGAAAACACTGTCGAGGACTGGGTGAACCTGGGAGAGCTCTACGAGTCCATAAGCGACATTGATGTCTTTCTAAGTGTCTTCAAGAACCATGTACCAGGGGAAGAGCTTAACTCTGCGTCATCAGCTCGCAGCAGGAGTTCCTGGGAAGAAGCCAGAACTCATTATGACAGAGCTGTCGAAAAGGAGAAGGGAGCAATTCGTCGTCACTGCAAGCGAGGACTCTTCGAGTGTCTGGCACGTCTCTCAGAATGGGACCTGATCTGCAAAAACATTCTCAAGGTTCTCGGTGAAGAGAGGAGTCTCATGCAAATTCTGGAAACAACACAGTCCTCTAGAAGCTCCTGGATGATTCCCTGGTACTTCAAATCCAAAATGTACCAGATTTTTATGGATTGTGCCCGTGCAAAAACGTTTTTTACGGATCTACAAGAACTCATAAAGACACAGGAAGGTAAGAATCTGGTGGAGGACAATTTCACCGAGGAATTGGCGATAATCCTTTCTTCCGCAGCGAATGAACACGCCAGGGCATTAGTCCTACGTGCCCTGAGAAATACCAAGGATCGATGGAGTCAGCTGAGTCCTCTGTCTATTCAATTGCGACTGCAGGAGGTGATTAGGTTACGTGGACTCTGTGACACCAAGTTCTTCAGAGACGCCCTGGCTGATTTGCGAAGAGGAAGGTCAGATGGTGTTGAAGGTCTGGTAGATTACTGGGAGAGAAGTTTCCCTGTTCCTAAGGACGATCTCCTTCCCTGGGATATTCATCTGGCTCAGAGAACACACATGGCAAATACCTTGATAATGACACTTCCTACGACTCTCTACGACTCTGAGGCCCTATCTTCCAGGCTGTCGACACTGGAGTTGTGCCAGAAGATGGCTCTCATAAAATTGGCTTATCACAACAAAAATCCCATTCTCATGGCCAAGTACATGGTGGAAGTGAAAGATTTCATTCCCCACCAGACGCTAGATATACAGACACAATTCGAATTCAACAAGATCCAGATAAAGTTCCTGAGAGGACAATTAGGCACTGACGAAGTTAAAGTGAAGAATCTTTACAGCTGCAAGCAAAATTCGGACAAGTTCCTGATAACTGAGAGTATCGGTCTCGACACAGCCATCGAAAATTTACAGTTGATGTCTGACTGGTCTCTGGAGATGTTGGCTCTGAAAGATTCAGATGTGGAGGTTTTTAACAGAATCGTGTCCAAGCTGATTGAATCCTCAGCATATCTTCCTGCGAATCTTCAGCTGGAGGACTATGCTTTAGATCAGCTCAAGAAAACTTTAGGAACCGTCACAACAGATCCGACCCCCAAACGTCAGCAGGGCTGTCATTTGAAGATTCTGAAATACTGTCACAACAGGATTATCGAGGGAAGCGAAGACGAAGAGATCGTTAAATTGCTCATTGAATCAACCTTAAAGGCCATTAGCTACGGCTCCAACGAGGCAATGAACTATTTCCCTTATGTCCTGAAAGAGGAATGGCTCAGGGATAAAGACACCGAGGGCTCCTTTGTACTTTTGACGGAGGAAATCCCCAGTTGGAAATTCCTCAAGTGGATGCCCCAGCTCTTTATACACCTGTCATCACCCCTTCGCGGTAGTGTTGCTCCTATCATCGAGAGACTGGCTGACGACTACCCCCATGCTCTATTCTATTGTGTCCAGTCCACTCTGGATAGTAATCCAGAGCTCCAGGAGGATCCAACGATGCAGAAGTTGTTGGATAAATTCAAAGACCGGAATGACATGAGGGACTTTGTGGAGGCGCTGGAGTACCTCGTGAGGCCAGAGCTGCTTCTGAAGTACCATCTCGACGATCTAGTGAACAATCTGCGCCTGGGGAGACACACGGTGGTCGATAGACTTCTGAAGAAGGTTTATCATCCGAAAAATCCATCCATGCGAGGAGACATCTACAAACTCATTTCGTCCTTTGAACACGATGTGATCAAAATCAAGGAAATGCCTCAGGAGGAGATTCAGGGGTTCGTGGAGGCCTTGAAGGGGCGACTGGATTATTCCATAAAGAAGCAGAAGGACAGCAATAACTTGAGAGACTACAGCCCTTACCTCAGTCAGCTGAATGGTTCAGGTCTCGAGGTGCCGGGATTGTACTCTGGGGAGAGCTGTCCAGACCCCAGGTATCACCCCAGAATCATCAAGATCGAGGGGAAAGTACAGGTGATGAAATCCGTGAGGAAACCCATAAGAATAACCATCATTGGAGACGATAACAAGTCCTACAATTTCCTGGTGAAATTCGGAGAAGATCTGAGACTTGATCAACGTCTCCAGCAGGTCTTCAGCGTGATGAACGAGGTTCTGAAGACAGACATCGTCTGCTCCCAGAGAAATCTCTCCATCAAAACCTTCAAAGTGATACCCTTCTCATCTAGACTGGGGCTCATTGAGTGGATCGGAAATGCCAAAACCCTCCAGGAGTTCATCGAGTTCACGTGGAACGACACTCAGAAGAGGAATTTACTGGAGGTGGACAGTGAGTACGAAGCTTGGATCAGTGAGTGTAGCACTGGAGAGGTTAGGAGGTCGGTGAGATACAGGGAGGCTGTTCTCAAACGATCAGCTGAGGAGACTATTCAAAAAATGAAGTCTTTGATTGCTATGACCGACTCTCACGCTCTCAGGAGGACTTTTGAGGTGATCAGCCCGTCTGCAGAGAGCTTTGTGTCTTTTAGAAGGAACTTTATAACTTCATACTCGGTGATGTCTGTGGCACAGTGGATCCTGGGGATTGGAGATAGACATCTGGAGAACACTATGATCGGGGTACAGTCTGGCGAGTGCATTGGTATCGATTTCAATATGGCCTTCGGTGGAGGCATTGATCAGGTGAGGAGACTAGAGTTATAGCCAAAGACAttgttatttgatttttatattcGTCGGTAATGCAGAAGGAATTGTTGAGTTATGAACCTTCTATTGAACCTCATGCATAACTAGATCtttaatcaattattattattattatttttttttttttctcctaggCCATCTGAGATTTAACATGGcttttatgattattattctcaattttttattagtaaattgatgaaattctgttttttaaaataatttgttgactTCTGAATGCAGGTAATTCCTGAATTGATGCCCTTCCGGCTGACAAAACAACTACTGCGACTCGTGGAGCCCTTCAACGAAGGGGATCTCATTTCAGTGACGATGGGTCACGTTCTGAGGGCCATGAGAAACCACAGGGGTTTAATTTCAGGAGTTCTTGGAGCTATTGTACATGAGCAATTGAGTGGGATGCAATTCAAGAAGAAGTTTGAGTGTATGAACCCGGAGGAGGCAGGAGCCATCGACAGGGTTCCCATGAAGAAAACAGAGATGATAATGAGAAAGCTAAGGGGTGATCATCCAGCGGAGGTTATGGTGGAGGAACTCAGAGAACAGCATTTCGAGGGAGAGTGGTTTGGGAGGTACGAGGCCATCGTGAAAGGGGTAGATTCTGAGGAGCAGTCAGTGAGATCGAACTTCCAGGAGAGGGGATTGAGCCCTGAGGAACAAGTCCAATGTCTGTTGGAACAGGCCACCGATCTTAATGTTCTGGGGAGGACTTATGGAGGGTGGAGGCCATATTTGTGAGGAGGAAAATACGTACCAAAGGAACATGAGCATGACTATAATATTATAATATCGgcggaaaaaatatccccGAAAAAATATCCCTCCGATTGGGAGGATACCCCCAATAaaccaaaaattattattttatatttttttaaactgaatatggtgaataatttaataaaaataaatcttttttcggaaattttcatttgaaatcaaAAGATATctggaataaattgaaaaacaaaaaattaagatttatcttgggaatattttttcaggaGATTTTAGctgggatatttttttcgggatttttatATTCGTACCATACTAACATATAGAATTAAGAAAttaagagaatattttttatgattcgAGTGGCCTGTCTTTGGAAGgtgaatttcattttgtttttacaTAGACATCGACCAATAATTGACTAACAAGCGATTATTCAAGGATCGGCTGATCGTCGACCGAGTGCGCTAGTGATTTCCTACATAGTACATAGCTGGGTACATAGCTGGGGGTGAAATGGTCACCTAATGGGAAAAAACATTCCCCTCCCAGGAACATGTATTGAGAGGCATCCTAATGATTCAGGATAAttacagaaaaataataagaaattttTCTAGAGATAGTAGAGCAAAAAAGTTGTGACATTTCGGATGTAAATTCAATTGTAGCTGTGCCACAATTGTTGTAAGTGTAGACaaggaaatgaaaaacaatggaGATCACCTTCAGAAGATGGCCTACTCAGGCTTTAATCGTGAATTGTTATTGCGTCACGAGCTCTCGGAGAACTTAATTTTTACCAATGAATTAACAATGTTGACGTTTAAAGAAGTATTCATATAGTTTtttattcaagaatttttccactACAGTTTTGTACTAAGAAtcgcaaaaattttaattgcaaataaatGATTATATCTATTTTGCAGATCTgagatttatatttattattcctttcacaacagataaaaaaaatgtgaaaagagCCATTAATTACGTATCTCATGAAAATTACTATTTCCTCCTTaactataaattattttctgccTCGCTAACCCCGACACGTTCGACATGTGGTTTCCACATTACAATAATGATCCAAAATTAATGTTCTAAATGTTTGAATACTTCTGTTTTGATATGAAGTTAACTACAAGTCAAAAACGTGACGTTAGCCCCTTGCACCCTACTAGTTTTAAATCTCCCGTGGTTGTGGCGCTGCTGTCATTTTTGTAATTCCGAATGAAGCTAAAATACGTGTGTGCCGGTGATGAAAGCTCAATTTTCTTCACAAAAACCGCATTGACAGTCTTAAAAAAAGCTCAAGCCCTCTTCAAAACATCACAATGTTCACCCGAAGACTCCGTGTTCTCTTGAAACTCAGTGATAAACAAACTTTTCTAAGATCCTCGCGTGACTATGTAGAACCTAACCTAAAATTCTCGACGATCTCCTCTTTCCAGTCTCTGCAGATCCGCTCCGGGACAACCCTGAAGAGGTCCATCTTCTCCTCAGAGAAGATCGAGGGCTACTCTAACCTCTCTCAGACATCGGACCAGCCGGAGTGCTTGGAAGAGGAGGACCCGAGTCAGATTCATCCTACCCATGGCGCCTACAGGATGACTGAAAATCGTCGAGCTTATTTGGTCCTCGAGAACAATCCTCGTTACAAAAAGACAGTGATTCCCCGAATAATCCCAGACGAGAGGTTTCCTGAGGAGACCATCAAGAAAATCCTGAGGAAGGAGTGGACGCTATCTTCAAATGTCTCGGACATCATCGAGAGCTTCAGGATTCTCTCGTACGATGCCAGATCGCATGACAAACGAATCACAGATGAACATACTCCAATTTTTGAGAAGTTGACGTCAGTGGTGAAGGATTTGGTGACAGATCAGGTACAGAAATTGCCAATtacatttatttcatttgtttGAATTAAAGGGGCTgttattttgcattttttataacaaaaaatatttgtgtacCGACCTGACCAGATATGGCAACTCCTAAGGTACGTGGAAATGTGGTATCCCATGGCCACCTACCCCAAGTCAAGGGCACTGACCGCCCTGGAAGACGCCCTAGACAATGAGTGCTATAAGAGGAGTCTCGAGTGGGATGCAGACGACCTCCTCAAGACTTGTGATCTTTTCTACCACTTGAGGAGATCCAGGCAATCAAAATTCACTGGATTcgctttgaaaaaattgggacTGAAACCCTGCAAGATGTCCTCCGATAATTATATCCATTACATGTATCTTCTGAACGTTGGGAGAAAACCTTGGATAAATATGTATGAACTCGAATATCGACTTGAGGGTATTGTTGAGGAGTTTACAACGGAGGAACTCGCCATCATCGCCATGGGATTCTTCAAGACAGCCACTCCAATCAGAAATCCAGCCCTTTCTGGACATATCGTTCAAAAATGTGTGAATGATATGAAAGATCTGGATGAGATTTTCATATCTGCTATCATGAAAATGGCCAGGTAATTCTAGTGACCTTGGGAAAGTGgtatatgtatatttttttatctttcataattattattcattcttttcctTCAACTGAGATCACTGAACGATGCCCTAGAGAACTGCCACTTCCTCCATTTATTTTATATGAACAAATTAAACTAAGTTTCAcagtttttattgattaaGTGGGAAATTTTCAGTAACAAAATCGGGATAActggaaatatatttataaaaaattgtaagcaaTTTGCCAAAAGTGGAGTTGAATTTCGATGAATCCTTTGATTCTTTACGCAGAATTCTTAGTTcacatgaattattatttgtaATCGTTTACTTTAAATGCTGGAGAATAATTCATATGAACAATATTGACAAAGACGGGATAATTAATAACATTATCAGcctgatatttattttttaggcTCAGTGTACACCTGAGAGACAGGGATATACTGAGAAATCTCTTTCATCGTTTCAAGATCCGAATCGACACGATATCGACACCCTGCCTCGTCCACACCGCTCACACTGCTGCCACCACGCTCATATTCGAGAAAGAAGTCATGGATTTAATCATGAACGAGTGAGCAAACGTTCCTCATTATCTATTCAAACCtacttaataattaataactggGGAGGAGTGGACCAAAAGGAGTGATCTTCAATAGTCAATAACTCGTAAACGGCAGAGTGAAATCGAGTGATTTTCCGTCATTTCAAAGCTCTGAAAAAGCTctccaaaatgaaaaaaaaatcgtcgattTTCCCTCACCCGATTCCAAGTTATTGATCATTGACGACATTTTTCCATCTCACCCCTAACTGCcctttaataattgaaaaataattagcaAAATTCTAACTAAAATCATTAACTCCTAGACTAATAAAGAGAGATCTTTCTGGGGCAAGACTGAAGGACATTGAGCGACTCCTCTTCAGCCTGATGATATTCAACTACCCCAAAGACTTCCCCCTCTACGAACTAGCCATAAACCAATTGAAGAATCCCGTCCGGACATCTGAACGCAACAAATTCGCTGTCACATATATCTGTTGCCTCATGTACCTCTCTCATATGGACATTTATCCGTTGGACATCATAACAAACATCATGGATCCCCAATATCTGAAGGACGTTTATCGAAATAATGCATTTAAAATTGGAAGGGAGTATCTGACACTGGAGTGTGGTCTCAAAGTGGAAGTGCCTGAATATCAAGGGCCATTTTTACCGGAAAGAGTTTACAATTATCTCGCCAAggtataattttaattgaaaaactaaCCACATTTGATCTTTCAGTAATTAATTCCAAATTTCAACTGACGTCAACTTTttatcctgattttttttattgctgatCCTTTTTTCGTGTTCATTTCCGTGGAACATGttctgaacatttttttaacttaattttcataacaataataataacgacGATTCAAACAATTTAAAGAAAGTATTATAGTTATCTTGGgcggaaaataattatcagttAATTATTCAGGATTTCTTATTGTGGTTgttgttattattaattttatacatCTATACTTCGACActttatgataataattataataatatcaaaaacaacttcaaacaaaatttttaaaaaattatctcatttgACGGATTGAAATtgctaataatttattgacatAATTCTAATTATAGTTgtgatttaattgaaattttcttgcAGAGATATGCATCTGATGTTGTCTGGAGAGAAGATCCATCAGTAAGAGTTCAAACGTATCAGAAATTTTTGTTCGAAGTAGTACATTATCTGAAGACAATTGTAGGAGAGAATAATTACTTTATGGATCAAGTACTTCCTCAACACCAAAGAGCAGACATAATTTTATGTGTGGACGTTGACAATAATTTCATATCGGCTGAGCGTATGCTGCTGGAGTGCCCGACGTTTACAGTGAAATTTGCTCCAGAAAGATTGAAGTATAGATGGTTTGCTATGACTCTAGCGTCTCACAATCAGTTGTTCAGGGGGAGTTCCATCTTGAGTGGCACCTCTAATGCGAAGTTGAGACAGTTAACGAAGGCTGGATACACTCCAATAACGGTAAATGATTTTTGAGGGAGAGGTATCGACTTTGTTATTGTTAATTAGAAACTTgaagaggaatttttatttttttcaggtcATGTTGCCAACGTGGACGAACCTCAAGGAAGCTGAAAGACACCAGTATCTTCGAAATTTAGTAACACAGCACATTAACAATAAAGAATATATTTCTTCTTAAGTGTTACATGTTTGTACAAATGGTCATTTATTTcgtgtaattattttattgaaaagaaTGAAATCCAACAATGGAATTCGAATTATAGATTTGTTATTTCTGACTTTTAGAAATCGAATGGTTTCTATAGAAAAAATCTCCGTCACGAATTTTGGTTGGGATTGGAGTATTGAACTCGAGAAATGcataattaatagaaaattttatgcACACCGAGtattcaatcaattccatTGTTCACGAGTGAGAAAATCAACctagagaattaattttcatttcctctTGAAGATGTTATCGACGAGATGAACATGCGCTATGTCAATTTCACTCAAGGAAATTAAGACTAATGACGAAATTATGTCAAACATCCAGGAGTGACTGTAAGTACTTCCTCGAGTATTCGTATGTCACGAAGAGAGTGGCAGTGGCTGGAATCGTCCTGATAAGGGTTGGCTTCAGCCCATTGTAGAGAGCACCCGCTCCCTCTTTCCTCACGATTTCTTTCATGATGACTAGCGCCGGTTCTGATAAATTTTGGACCTGAAATgtgtcaacaattttttcgatttatttaATGACTAAAGCGAGAAATGGGACATTTTTCTTGATCTTGCTTCAGCAAACTAAAACGAGTGTCACCTGTATTCGGCTTTTCACGACGTCAGCAGGAAAGATGACGAGCCACAGCACAGTACCACCAACAGCACCAGCCACCATAGTCTTCTGCCACCCAATGTCCTCTCGACTCTGGCCTGGTTTTGCCAGTAGTTCCCTGGTGGCCTCGTATCCGCCGAAGAAGAAGAAGTACCCCGGCATCTCTCGGGCTATCGTTGACGACAGTCCCCGGAACAATCCGGTGAAGCCGCTCTGACGGATTATGTCCCTTGTTAGACCCCATGGTCCTATTCGTTTCTAAAAGCGAAGTGAAAATTTCTAAGAGAAATTCcaaaaacagaaataaataaactttccaaaaatacaaataaataaaccgaACTTACGTTAGGAATGAAAGTAAGTGGATATAATGGAAGAGAGTGAGGTAAAGTAGAACATCTTCACAAACTCGGGTTCGGATGAGTGAActtgactaattttttttctgttcaaaGCTATTTTTCAAAGCTtcgaattgagaaaaaaatcattcaatttcacTCTGCCGTTGGCAAGTTATCtactattgaaaatttttcattttttcttactCTCCTCTACCCGAtgatttacataaaaaatcgaatgacttaccatttttttcccaGCATTGACCTCCAACGACTGCACTTCCCTCATAGCTTGCAACCGACATTTGATGAGCTCTGTTGGACACAATGtcaacgaggaaaaaaaagcaGCAAAAAAGCCTGCACTTGCGTTTCCAAAGGTATTAAGCTCCTCAACCTTTTGCTTCCCCATAAGATGTGCAATGGCACTCTGACATGCCCCATAAGCAGCGAAGAGGACTGAATTTTCAGCGACATTAGCCACTACTGCTGGAGCAGTGCCAGCGTAGAGACCTCTGGCTATTCCATCCTGTCTGAATGTCTTGAGAAAGCAGTCTGTCATCCCTTTGTACAGGTCGGGAAAGGTCTGCATCTTGACCTTGACTGTGTCGAGGGGCTGTCCGACATAAACGAGGGCAATTCCACCTGAATAGATCGATCAATCAGTAATGCATCACgacgagggggaggggagggaggatTGCACTTGTTGGAATCACCAATGATGATATCAACAGAGTGAAGAGTTCTTTTTGGGTCCAAATGACATTAAGAGAAGACTGAATCCTTTGGAATTGTCAAATGGGTTCTAAGTCATTTTATTTCAGGAAAATAGGGCATGAAATCACGAGATAATTTTGTTAGTTTATCATTTATCGGTACTGATATTTGATGATTCTTTCATCTATCACTTCGATATCTTCAGTTTGCAGACGAAACTCCAGCTAATGATGTCAAGATAAAGCAGAGAAAATACTCTGTCGAGCTGATAAGACGATAGCTACCGGGTCAACCGGAATGAAGCAATTGTTTGAAGCTATcggtttatcaaaaaattagtcACAAATTATATTGAAATATTCTACTCCCAATGAAGCTCGACATGAGCTTTCTGGTCTTGATCATGCTGAGAGACACCAACAAACTCCTAAAAGAAACTCCAAATAAAAAGGTGGATAATTCATGAGGAATAGTCAACAAAGTCCAGTAAATAAACAAGTATTTCGCAAAATAATAAGTTGTGGAATTGTTCTCGATTTCTCACACTGGAGGAAGTTGCTAAAACGACAGGTACATACCTGCATGGATGTCCCtagcgaataaaataaataaacataatGATAATTGTCAATAACCACAGGAAGTTTGATTGCAAAATTCCAGACAATCAAAAAGTGATGCAATGGATATTTACCAAGAGAGCCGGCGACAAAGTCAATGATTCCCGTTTTTATGTGTTTTATTTTGTCTGCTGGACTTTCCACAGCCTCCATGAccataattgatcagctgacACTCAGTAGACCCTCGAAAAAACGATCAATGAGTCTTCTGATGGCTCAGGAATGAACACGTGCGTTGACTGTCAGGCCGGGGAAGCTATACACACCACCAATTTCGCACCCGGGACTCTATCTACGGCCCACCAATGCTTATCACCAATCATAGTCCTACCGAGGCATCATCTCCCTTCAGCCACATGGTGGGGCGTACGCTGTTGAGTGTAATGGCGTCGAAGTGGGGGAAGAAAGTCA
This genomic stretch from Diachasmimorpha longicaudata isolate KC_UGA_2023 chromosome 6, iyDiaLong2, whole genome shotgun sequence harbors:
- the LOC135164025 gene encoding uncharacterized protein LOC135164025 codes for the protein MFTRRLRVLLKLSDKQTFLRSSRDYVEPNLKFSTISSFQSLQIRSGTTLKRSIFSSEKIEGYSNLSQTSDQPECLEEEDPSQIHPTHGAYRMTENRRAYLVLENNPRYKKTVIPRIIPDERFPEETIKKILRKEWTLSSNVSDIIESFRILSYDARSHDKRITDEHTPIFEKLTSVVKDLVTDQIWQLLRYVEMWYPMATYPKSRALTALEDALDNECYKRSLEWDADDLLKTCDLFYHLRRSRQSKFTGFALKKLGLKPCKMSSDNYIHYMYLLNVGRKPWINMYELEYRLEGIVEEFTTEELAIIAMGFFKTATPIRNPALSGHIVQKCVNDMKDLDEIFISAIMKMARLSVHLRDRDILRNLFHRFKIRIDTISTPCLVHTAHTAATTLIFEKEVMDLIMNELIKRDLSGARLKDIERLLFSLMIFNYPKDFPLYELAINQLKNPVRTSERNKFAVTYICCLMYLSHMDIYPLDIITNIMDPQYLKDVYRNNAFKIGREYLTLECGLKVEVPEYQGPFLPERVYNYLAKRYASDVVWREDPSVRVQTYQKFLFEVVHYLKTIVGENNYFMDQVLPQHQRADIILCVDVDNNFISAERMLLECPTFTVKFAPERLKYRWFAMTLASHNQLFRGSSILSGTSNAKLRQLTKAGYTPITVMLPTWTNLKEAERHQYLRNLVTQHINNKEYISS
- the LOC135164038 gene encoding mitochondrial ornithine transporter 1 isoform X2, which produces MQTFPDLYKGMTDCFLKTFRQDGIARGLYAGTAPAVVANVAENSVLFAAYGACQSAIAHLMGKQKVEELNTFGNASAGFFAAFFSSLTLCPTELIKCRLQAMREVQSLEVNAGKKMKRIGPWGLTRDIIRQSGFTGLFRGLSSTIAREMPGYFFFFGGYEATRELLAKPGQSREDIGWQKTMVAGAVGGTVLWLVIFPADVVKSRIQVQNLSEPALVIMKEIVRKEGAGALYNGLKPTLIRTIPATATLFVTYEYSRKYLQSLLDV
- the LOC135164038 gene encoding mitochondrial ornithine transporter 1 isoform X1; this encodes MVMEAVESPADKIKHIKTGIIDFVAGSLGGIALVYVGQPLDTVKVKMQTFPDLYKGMTDCFLKTFRQDGIARGLYAGTAPAVVANVAENSVLFAAYGACQSAIAHLMGKQKVEELNTFGNASAGFFAAFFSSLTLCPTELIKCRLQAMREVQSLEVNAGKKMKRIGPWGLTRDIIRQSGFTGLFRGLSSTIAREMPGYFFFFGGYEATRELLAKPGQSREDIGWQKTMVAGAVGGTVLWLVIFPADVVKSRIQVQNLSEPALVIMKEIVRKEGAGALYNGLKPTLIRTIPATATLFVTYEYSRKYLQSLLDV